In a genomic window of Shouchella clausii:
- the rpsL gene encoding 30S ribosomal protein S12, with product MPTINQLIRKGRVDKVKKSDSPALNKGYNSFKKSQTDVSSPQKRGVCTRVGTMTPKKPNSALRKYARVRLTNQIEVTAYIPGIGHNLQEHSVVLIRGGRVKDLPGVRYHIVRGALDTAGVQNRMQGRSKYGTKKPKDKK from the coding sequence ATGCCTACTATTAACCAGTTAATCCGCAAAGGCCGTGTAGACAAAGTGAAAAAGTCTGACTCGCCTGCGTTGAACAAAGGGTACAACAGTTTCAAGAAGTCACAAACGGATGTGTCTTCTCCGCAAAAACGCGGTGTTTGTACTCGTGTCGGCACAATGACGCCGAAGAAACCGAACTCGGCTCTTCGTAAATATGCGCGTGTGCGTTTGACAAACCAAATTGAGGTTACTGCATACATCCCAGGCATTGGCCATAACTTGCAAGAGCACAGTGTTGTGCTTATCCGCGGTGGCCGTGTAAAAGACTTGCCAGGGGTACGCTACCACATCGTGCGTGGCGCTCTTGACACTGCTGGTGTTCAAAACCGTATGCAAGGCCGTTCAAAATACGGTACAAAAAAGCCAAAAGATAAGAAATAA
- a CDS encoding 50S ribosomal protein L7ae-like protein: MSYEKVEQAKDPIIGKKQTQKALHARLVSELYVAKDADPRVVADVLEAAKDTDATVVYVDSMKRLGKACGIDVGAAAVALRK, from the coding sequence ATGTCTTATGAAAAAGTGGAGCAGGCAAAAGATCCGATTATCGGTAAGAAACAGACACAAAAAGCTTTACACGCTCGTTTAGTCAGTGAATTGTACGTGGCAAAAGACGCTGACCCACGAGTTGTGGCAGACGTACTTGAAGCCGCGAAAGATACAGATGCGACGGTCGTGTATGTCGACTCAATGAAACGGCTAGGAAAAGCTTGCGGAATTGATGTTGGCGCTGCTGCTGTAGCGTTAAGGAAGTAA